A single genomic interval of Rhododendron vialii isolate Sample 1 chromosome 3a, ASM3025357v1 harbors:
- the LOC131321423 gene encoding small ribosomal subunit protein uS8z/uS8w-like, with product MVRVSVLNDALKSMYNAEKRGKRQVMIRPSSKVIIKFLLVMQKHGYIGEFEFVDDHRSGKIVVELNGRLNKCGVISPRFDVGVKEIEGWTARLLPSRQFGFIVLTTSAGIMDHEEARRKNVGGKVLGFFY from the exons ATGGTGAGAGTTAGTGTTCTGAATGATGCTCTCAAGAGCATGTACAATGCTGAGAAGCGGGGAAAGCGCCAGGTCATGATCAGGCCTTCATCAAAGGTGATCATCAAGTTTCTTCTTGTGATGCAAAAGCATG GGTACATTGGAGAGTTTGAGTTCGTCGATGACCACAGGTCTGGGAAAATTGTGGTTGAACTTAATGGGAGGCTAAACAAATGTGGTGTCATCAGTCCTCGATTTGATGTGGGTGTGAAAGAGATTGAGGGATGGACTGCTAGGTTGCTTCCTTCAAGACAG TTTGGGTTCATTGTGCTGACGACGTCTGCTGGGATCATGGACCATGAAGAGGCAAGGAGAAAGAATGTTGGTGGAAAAGTGCTGGGCTTCTTTTACTAG